The Maridesulfovibrio hydrothermalis AM13 = DSM 14728 DNA window AAAAAATTTAAATCTTTCAAGGCAATTGTCATTGCCGCAGACATAATATCCACGGCCCTGCATTACCTTTTTATCATCCGGAATAAGTCCGTTTTCGGAAGCCCCCTCGCCGATAACGAACTTGGACAGTTCTTCCTTGGCAAAACGCTGCCTGCAAATCACACACGACCTGATAGGAATGTGGTGTCTGGCGCTGTCAATTCCGGTCAAATACAACTACCTTTATTCTGTTTCCGGAGTTTCGTTTTCCCCGGATTCAATTTCTTCATCTTTAGTTGAGTGCTCGGCAGATTCTTCTTCGGTTTCCACTGTTTTTACAGTGTCATCTTCAGATTCTTCTTCACTAAGCGCTTCGTCGTCTGCTTCCACTGCTTCTACAGCTTCGGTAACGACTTCTTCTTCAATGTCCTGATTTTCATCTGATTCAGGCTCATCATCACCGATGCCCAGCAGCATAATCGCTGATTTCATATCGGAGACCTTGGAGGACGTCATACCGGATATGGTCAGGAGAATTTCTTCGGAAGCTCCTGCAATTTGGCTGACGGTCTCAAAACCGGCAGAAATAAAATTGTCGAGAGGGATTTCAGCAACACTTGCAAGCTGGTCCATACCTTTGCTTGCAGCATTCATTTCCCCGTAGCGGCTTTCAGTGAATACATCAATTTTCCAACCCAGCAGTCTTGAAGCCAGTTTAACGTTCTGGCCTTTGCGGCCAATAGCCACGGTAAGCTGATCGTCAGGAACGACAACTTCAAGGTTCTTTTCCTCTTCATCAACAGCGATTCTAGTGATTACTGCCGGAGAAAGGGCGTTCTGGGCGTACATGGCAATGTCCTGACTCCAGACGACGATATCGATACGTTCGCCGCGAAGTTCCTGAACAATGTTCTGGATACGGGAACCGCGAATAC harbors:
- a CDS encoding YlxR family protein, whose amino-acid sequence is MTGIDSARHHIPIRSCVICRQRFAKEELSKFVIGEGASENGLIPDDKKVMQGRGYYVCGNDNCLERFKFFRPRKKNFRG